The Mercenaria mercenaria strain notata chromosome 10, MADL_Memer_1, whole genome shotgun sequence genome contains a region encoding:
- the LOC128559784 gene encoding uncharacterized protein LOC128559784 isoform X3, which produces MNCNQYQQIHQQAQQAVEVSTYPQDLHLTCSSHPPQAFDQSSTPSLAFCCSCTRCICFCHSKDRSVKNKSRRNKRRLFGDNADRKHKDWKRKTEVTDEEFETNPPNGDLTHGDLNEQNGKVHLSKSLPYPYNSQGESKGSNEYDRMTEYLCQGEWNSLKFGTNLTSNVSDSDVPQDESYIRKKKAPQYPDRKSAACGGGNPGDPSDGSDSEDDLKKGDGKDDRGDNGKKSDGDEERHIFDWKIDVDSWKECILEGDEEKVEQLLRKKILPDDNLLQEAKEKFGRKSKTFSDICKKISVFVGKQSEEIVDVWPAFKYKKDCDNDEKVLFVVCTAKKVENIDINTYETDQRCITETQKNENQIIREREQENPFDDEEMKQIVQCMKDNSVTLMDIHSNITRISVSWIKSKGYGTELSSMNHELCIVLYVHIKGLIPINEDPFPTNVGIYSVDIREGVFLPLAGPFEHHEQIKMGCAIRGDFHTGGGVGTLGGFVEHNNNIYCITSAHVMFEKHHFEHLQKNKLILFGPHHQYFAYQPTKKEAKPFGKITKAVYTEGGGGAAGVEAVLICVDERCPSSGNFPDGKNYREAGFDNGMSYTSGKTLEMADLPRRTDVIKYGIYSHVTRGCFRLDGASIRNNNALGTIHNLGFLLHNQIEIEEIGHVRFAEPGDSGALVMTEEENGDLVAIGLLEGEMDGIYIVTPICDVLAALGIPRNQGLKRFGPLTVSTNRLNEQSQHIPTTQTNATPDSGISISSQNSPERNDFLQLVSKVDNLSDRFSNVEQDLPQDVARHAAENNYQMTEKLKAMETDLQHQFMEHRKQYTEIKDQMTGKINAMGHQLQQQFEEHRKQNTDQMTEKMNAMGRQLQQQSEEHKKQNIEIKDQMTDKINAMGHQLQQQFEEHRKQNTDQMTEKMNAMEYQLQQQSEEHKKQNTEIKDEMTEKMNAMGDQLQQKFEEHRKQNTDQMTEKMNAMGHQLQQQSEEQKKQNTEIKDQMDAMGRQLERKYDEQNQEIKQQMGLITELLMKMNQNKA; this is translated from the exons AATTTGAAACAAATCCTCCGAATGGGGACTTAACACATGGTGACCTGAATGAACAAAATGGGAAAGTTCACCTCTCAAAAAGTTTGCCTTACCCTTACAATTCACAAGGAGAATCAAAAGGCAGCAATGAATATGATAGGATGACAGAGTACCTATGTCAAGGAGAATGGAATAGTCTGAAGTTTGGAACGAATCTTACAAGCAATGTTTCTGATTCTGATGTTCCTCAAGACGAGTCTTACATAAGAAAGAAGAAAGCCCCCCAATATCCTGATCGAAAGTCTGCGGCCTGTGGAGGAGGTAATCCTGGAGATCCAAGCGATGGATCAGACAGTGAAGACGACCTTAAGAAGGGTGATGGAAAAGATGACAGAGGTGATAATGGCAAAAAAAGTGATGGCGACGAGGAAAGACATATTTTTGATTGGAAGATAG ATGTCGATTCTTGGAAAGAGTGTATTTTAGAAGGAGATGAGGAAAAAGTAGAACAGTTACTACGTAAAAAAATATTACCAGATGACAATCTATTACAAGAGGCGAAAGAGAAATTCGGGAGAAAATCTAAAACGTTTTCGGATATTTGTAAAAAGATATCCGTTTTCGTTGGCAAACAGTCAGAAGAAATCGTCGATGTATGGCCTGCATTTAAATACAAGAAGGATTGTGACAACGATGAAAAAGTACTGTTTGTTGTTTGTACAGCGAAGAAAGTAGAAAACATCGACATCAACACATACGAAACTGATCAAAGGTGTAtaacagaaacacaaaaaaatgagaACCAAATTATAAGGGAACGCGAACAGGAAAATCCTTTTGATGATGAGGAAATGAAACAAATAGTTCAATGCATGAAAGACAATTCAGTAACTCTCATGGACATTCACAGCAATATTACAAGAATTTCTGTAAGCTGGATTAAATCTAAAGGTTATGGGACAGAATTAAGCTCAATGAATCATGAATTATGCATAGTCCTCTATGTTCATATTAAAGGACTAATACCTATCAATGAAGATCCATTTCCAACAAATGTTGGAATTTATTCTGTTGATATAAGGGAAGGAGTTTTCTTGCCTCTGGCTGGACCTTTTGAGCACCATGAACAGATCAAAATGGGATGTGCAATTAGAGGTGACTTTCACACTGGTGGCGGTGTAGGCACGTTAGGAGGTTTCGTTGAAcacaataataatatttattgtataACAAGCGCTCATGTTATGTTTGAAAAGCACCACTTCGAACatcttcaaaaaaataaattgatattattCGGACctcatcatcaatattttgcataCCAACCAACAAAAAAAGAGGCAAAACCCTTTGGTAAAATTACAAAAGCTGTTTACACAGAAGGCGGAGGCGGTGCTGCAGGAGTAGAAGCAGTTTTGATCTGTGTGGATGAAAGATGTCCTAGTTCTGGAAACTTTCCCGATGGGAAAAATTACCGTGAGGCAG gATTTGATAATGGTATGTCATACACTTCTGGAAAAACACTTGAAATGGCTGATCTACCCAGAAGAACTGACGTTATAAAATATGGCATCTATTCTCATGTTACCAGAGGTTGTTTCAGACTAGATGGCGCATCAATACGGAATAACAATGCACTTGGAACGATTCATAATTTAGGGTTTCTGTTGCACAATCAAATTGAAATTGAAGAAATAGGTCATGTTCGATTTGCTGAGCCTGGAGACTCGGGAGCATTGGTTATGACAGAGGAAGAAAACGGCGATTTGGTTGCTATTGGCCTGTTAGAAGGAGAAATGGATGGTATATACATAGTAACACCTATCTGCGATGTCCTAGCTGCTCTAGGGATACCAAGAAATCAAGGCTTAAAACGGTTTGGACCACTCACTGTTTCAACAAATCGGCTAAATGAACAATCGCAACATATACCGACGACACAAACAAATGCAACTCCAGATTCTGGAATATCGATAAGTAGCCAAAATTCACCAGAGCGTAATGACTTTCTGCAACTCGTTTCTAAAGTAGATAACCTAAGTGACAGATTTTCTAACGTTGAGCAGGATTTGCCTCAAGATGTAGCCAGACATGCTGCCgaaaataattatcaaatgaCTGAAAAATTAAAAGCAATGGAAACTGACTTACAACATCAGTTTATGGAACACAGAAAACAATATACAGAAATTAAAGATCAAATGACTGGTAAAATAAATGCGATGGGGCATCAGTTACAGCAACAGTTCGAGGAACacagaaaacaaaatacagaTCAAATGACcgaaaaaatgaatgcaatggGACGTCAGTTACAACAACAGTCGGAGgaacacaaaaaacaaaatatagaaataaaagatCAAATGACTGATAAAATTAATGCGATGGGACATCAATTACAGCAACAGTTCGAGGAACACAGAAAGCAAAATACAGATCAAATGACcgaaaaaatgaatgcaatggAATATCAGTTACAACAACAGTCAGAGgaacacaaaaaacaaaatacagaaattaaAGATGAGATGACCGAAAAAATGAATGCTATGGGAGATCAGTTACAACAAAAGTTCGAGGAACacagaaaacaaaatacagaTCAAATGACCGAAAAGATGAATGCAATGGGACATCAGTTACAACAACAGTCGGAGgaacagaaaaaacaaaatacagaaatCAAAGATCAAATGGATGCAATGGGACGTCAGTTGGAAAGAAAATATGACGAACAGAATCAAGAAATCAAACAGCAGATGGGCCTAATAACTGAGCTTCTGATGAAAATGAATCAAAACAAAGCATGA